The following coding sequences are from one Gadus morhua chromosome 10, gadMor3.0, whole genome shotgun sequence window:
- the dctn4 gene encoding dynactin subunit 4 isoform X1, protein MASLLQPDRVIYLVRGEKKTRSPLSQLYFCRYCSELRSLECVSHEVDSHYCPSCLENMPSAEAKLKKNRCANCFDCPCCMHTLSTRATNIPAPMPDDPTKTTMKKAYYLACGFCRWTSRDVGMADKSVASGGWQEPENPHTQRINKLIEYYQQLAQRERQERDRKKMARRRQCMPMAFSQHTIHVVEKYGLGTRLQRQRAGAPLSSLAGLTLKEGEDQKEIIIEPAQALDEVEPLPEDCYTRPINLPEVTTLRQRLLQPDFQPSGASQLHPKHKHLLMKRSLRCRKCEHNLSKPEFNPTSIKFKIQLVAVSYIPEVRIMSIPNLRYMKESQVLLTLTNPVENLTHVTLVACEEGDPEDVNSTAKVMVPTKELVLAGKDAAADYDELAEPQDFQDDPDVVAFRKSNKIGFFIKVVPQKEGDTDVLVSFKIRHDFRNLAAPIRPNEEAGDATTEAIWLTHHVELSLGPLAP, encoded by the exons CTGGTCCGCGGGGAGAAGAAGACCAGGTCTCCGCTGTCCCAGCTGTATTTCTGTCGCTATTGCAGCGAGCTCCGGTCCCTGGAATGCGTGTCTCATGAG GTGGACTCTCATTACTGCCCGAGCTGCTTGGAGAACATGCCTTCAGCCGAGGCTAAACTGAAGAAGAACAG ATGCGCCAACTGTTTCGACTGCCCGTGTTGCATGCACACCCTGTCCACCCGGGCCACCAACATCCCAGCCCCCATGCCCGATGACCCCACCAAAACCACCATGAAGAAGGCCTACTACCTCGCGTGTGGGTTTTGCCGCTGGACTTCCAGAGACGTGGGCATGGCAGACAAATCAGTTG CCAGTGGTGGATGGCAAGAACCAGAAAACCCTCACACTCAGCGG ATCAACAAACTGATAGAGTACTACCAGCAGTTGGCCCAACGAGAGAGACAGGAGCGAGACCGGAAGAAGATGGCCAGGAGGAGACAGTGCATGCCGATGGCGTTCTCG CAACACACTATTCATGTGGTG GAGAAGTACGGCCTGGGCACCAGGCTGCAGAGGCAGCGGGCCGGAGCTCCCCTATCCAGCCTGGCCGGCCTAAC CCTCAAAGAAGGCGAGGACCAGAAGGAGATCATCATAGAACCAGCCCAGGCCCTGGATGAGGTCGAGCCCTTGCCTGAGGACTGCTACACACGACCCATTAACCTACCAGAGG TGACGACCCTGCGGCAGCGCCTGCTGCAGCCGGACTTCCAGCCGTCGGGAGCGTCCCAACTCCACCCCAAACATAAGCACCTCCTGATGAAGAGGTCGCTGCGCTGCAGG AAATGCGAGCATAATTTGAGCAAACCGGAATTCAACCCGACTTCGATTAAGTTCAAAATTCAGCTGGTGGCTGT GAGTTACATCCCAGAAGTGAGAATTATGTCTATTCCAAATCTCCGGTACATGAAG GAGAGCCAAGTTCTGCTGACCCTGACCAACCCAGTGGAGAACCTGACCCACGTTACCCTGGTGGCCTGCGAAGAGGGCGACCCAGAAGACGTGAACAGCACTGCCAAG gTGATGGTTCCAACCAAGGAACTTGTCCTGGCAGGAAAGGATGCTGCCGCTGATTACGATGAACTAGCCGAACCTCAGGATTTTCAAGATGAcccaga TGTGGTCGCCTTCAGGAAATCCAACAAGATCGGCTTCTTCATCAAAGTGGTGCCCCAGAAGGAGGGTGACACGGATGTCTTGGTGTCGTTCAAGATCCGCCACGACTTCCGCAACCTGGCTGCTCCCATCAGGCCCAACGAGGAGGCGGGCGACGCCACTACGGAGGCCATCTGGCTCACACACCACGTGGAGCTCAGTCTGGGGCCGTTGGCTCCCTGA
- the dctn4 gene encoding dynactin subunit 4 isoform X2 — translation MASLLQPDRVIYLVRGEKKTRSPLSQLYFCRYCSELRSLECVSHEVDSHYCPSCLENMPSAEAKLKKNRCANCFDCPCCMHTLSTRATNIPAPMPDDPTKTTMKKAYYLACGFCRWTSRDVGMADKSVASGGWQEPENPHTQRINKLIEYYQQLAQRERQERDRKKMARRRQCMPMAFSEKYGLGTRLQRQRAGAPLSSLAGLTLKEGEDQKEIIIEPAQALDEVEPLPEDCYTRPINLPEVTTLRQRLLQPDFQPSGASQLHPKHKHLLMKRSLRCRKCEHNLSKPEFNPTSIKFKIQLVAVSYIPEVRIMSIPNLRYMKESQVLLTLTNPVENLTHVTLVACEEGDPEDVNSTAKVMVPTKELVLAGKDAAADYDELAEPQDFQDDPDVVAFRKSNKIGFFIKVVPQKEGDTDVLVSFKIRHDFRNLAAPIRPNEEAGDATTEAIWLTHHVELSLGPLAP, via the exons CTGGTCCGCGGGGAGAAGAAGACCAGGTCTCCGCTGTCCCAGCTGTATTTCTGTCGCTATTGCAGCGAGCTCCGGTCCCTGGAATGCGTGTCTCATGAG GTGGACTCTCATTACTGCCCGAGCTGCTTGGAGAACATGCCTTCAGCCGAGGCTAAACTGAAGAAGAACAG ATGCGCCAACTGTTTCGACTGCCCGTGTTGCATGCACACCCTGTCCACCCGGGCCACCAACATCCCAGCCCCCATGCCCGATGACCCCACCAAAACCACCATGAAGAAGGCCTACTACCTCGCGTGTGGGTTTTGCCGCTGGACTTCCAGAGACGTGGGCATGGCAGACAAATCAGTTG CCAGTGGTGGATGGCAAGAACCAGAAAACCCTCACACTCAGCGG ATCAACAAACTGATAGAGTACTACCAGCAGTTGGCCCAACGAGAGAGACAGGAGCGAGACCGGAAGAAGATGGCCAGGAGGAGACAGTGCATGCCGATGGCGTTCTCG GAGAAGTACGGCCTGGGCACCAGGCTGCAGAGGCAGCGGGCCGGAGCTCCCCTATCCAGCCTGGCCGGCCTAAC CCTCAAAGAAGGCGAGGACCAGAAGGAGATCATCATAGAACCAGCCCAGGCCCTGGATGAGGTCGAGCCCTTGCCTGAGGACTGCTACACACGACCCATTAACCTACCAGAGG TGACGACCCTGCGGCAGCGCCTGCTGCAGCCGGACTTCCAGCCGTCGGGAGCGTCCCAACTCCACCCCAAACATAAGCACCTCCTGATGAAGAGGTCGCTGCGCTGCAGG AAATGCGAGCATAATTTGAGCAAACCGGAATTCAACCCGACTTCGATTAAGTTCAAAATTCAGCTGGTGGCTGT GAGTTACATCCCAGAAGTGAGAATTATGTCTATTCCAAATCTCCGGTACATGAAG GAGAGCCAAGTTCTGCTGACCCTGACCAACCCAGTGGAGAACCTGACCCACGTTACCCTGGTGGCCTGCGAAGAGGGCGACCCAGAAGACGTGAACAGCACTGCCAAG gTGATGGTTCCAACCAAGGAACTTGTCCTGGCAGGAAAGGATGCTGCCGCTGATTACGATGAACTAGCCGAACCTCAGGATTTTCAAGATGAcccaga TGTGGTCGCCTTCAGGAAATCCAACAAGATCGGCTTCTTCATCAAAGTGGTGCCCCAGAAGGAGGGTGACACGGATGTCTTGGTGTCGTTCAAGATCCGCCACGACTTCCGCAACCTGGCTGCTCCCATCAGGCCCAACGAGGAGGCGGGCGACGCCACTACGGAGGCCATCTGGCTCACACACCACGTGGAGCTCAGTCTGGGGCCGTTGGCTCCCTGA